In one Mycobacterium heckeshornense genomic region, the following are encoded:
- a CDS encoding CDGSH iron-sulfur domain-containing protein, translating into MTAAKSTLVRMVANGPLLISGPVRIETPEGAVVESDRFMVAVCMCRRSKNYPLCDTSHRRCRRALSAQRTP; encoded by the coding sequence ATGACCGCCGCGAAATCCACGTTGGTGCGGATGGTTGCGAACGGCCCGCTGCTGATTTCCGGTCCGGTGCGCATCGAGACGCCTGAGGGCGCAGTCGTGGAATCCGATCGATTCATGGTGGCCGTTTGCATGTGCCGACGCAGCAAGAACTATCCGCTCTGCGATACCAGCCACCGGCGATGCCGGCGCGCGCTGTCAGCTCAGCGGACGCCGTAG
- a CDS encoding thiamine pyrophosphate-requiring protein has translation MAGATVADFVLERLRDWGIDKVFAYAGDGINGLLAAWGRAENRPKFVQARHEEMCAFEAVGYAKFSDRIGVCAATSGPGAIHLLNGLYDAKLDRVPVLAIVGQTNRSAMGGSYQQEVDLMSLYKDVASDYVQMVTVPEQLPNVLDRAIRTALTRRTVTAVIIPADVQELQYSPPPHEFKYVPSSLGFEWPDVEPSQVGLQRAADVLNAGERVAMLVGCGARGAVREVTEIADLLGAGVAKPLLGKDVLSDELPWVTGAIGLLGTRPSYELMRDCDTLLTVGSSSPYTQFLPPYGQARGVQIDIDPALIGMRYPNEVNLVGDATATLRALIPLIQRKSDRSWRQTIEKNVQRWWETMAMEADVSADPINPMKLFAELSPKLPDNAIVTADSGSSANWYARQLKFRGNMRGSLSGNLATMGPGVPYGIGGKFANPDRPVIVFAGDGAMQMNGMAELITIAHYWKQWADPRLVVAVLHNNDLNQVTWEMRAMAGAPKFAESQTIPSVDYAGFAASLGLGSATLTDPGQIASTWDRALGADRPTVLDVHCDPNIPPVPPHATFDQMKAAAMSVLKGDEDAFGIMKEGIKVKAQEFLPHRSTSRT, from the coding sequence ATGGCAGGCGCTACGGTTGCCGACTTCGTGTTGGAACGGCTGCGCGATTGGGGCATCGACAAGGTCTTCGCGTACGCGGGTGACGGGATCAACGGCCTGCTGGCGGCGTGGGGCCGCGCAGAGAATAGACCGAAATTCGTGCAGGCCCGCCACGAAGAAATGTGCGCGTTCGAAGCGGTCGGCTATGCGAAATTCAGCGACCGGATCGGGGTCTGCGCCGCGACGTCTGGCCCTGGAGCGATACATCTGCTCAACGGTCTTTACGACGCCAAGCTCGACCGGGTGCCGGTGCTCGCGATCGTCGGGCAGACCAACCGCAGCGCCATGGGCGGCTCCTATCAGCAAGAAGTCGATTTGATGAGCCTCTACAAGGACGTGGCCAGTGACTACGTCCAGATGGTGACGGTGCCCGAGCAGCTGCCCAACGTGCTGGACCGCGCCATCCGCACCGCGCTCACCAGGCGCACGGTAACCGCGGTGATCATTCCCGCCGACGTGCAGGAGCTGCAATATTCGCCGCCGCCGCACGAATTCAAATACGTGCCGTCCAGTCTTGGATTCGAATGGCCCGACGTCGAGCCCTCGCAGGTGGGCCTGCAGCGGGCCGCCGATGTGCTCAACGCCGGAGAACGTGTCGCCATGCTCGTCGGCTGCGGCGCACGCGGGGCGGTCCGGGAGGTCACCGAGATCGCCGATTTGCTTGGCGCCGGCGTCGCCAAGCCACTGCTCGGCAAAGACGTGCTCTCCGATGAATTGCCATGGGTAACCGGGGCGATCGGGCTGTTGGGCACCCGTCCCAGCTATGAGCTGATGCGTGACTGCGACACGCTGCTCACCGTCGGCTCGAGCTCCCCATATACCCAGTTCCTGCCGCCGTACGGCCAAGCCCGCGGGGTGCAGATCGACATCGACCCGGCGTTGATCGGCATGCGGTATCCGAACGAGGTGAACCTCGTCGGCGACGCCACGGCGACGCTGCGCGCGCTGATCCCGTTGATACAGCGCAAGTCTGACCGTTCCTGGCGCCAGACAATCGAAAAGAACGTGCAGCGTTGGTGGGAAACCATGGCGATGGAAGCCGACGTGTCCGCCGATCCGATCAACCCGATGAAGCTGTTCGCCGAGCTGTCGCCCAAACTGCCCGACAACGCGATCGTCACCGCTGATTCCGGCTCCTCGGCCAACTGGTATGCGCGACAGCTGAAGTTCCGCGGCAACATGCGCGGTTCGCTGTCGGGCAATCTCGCCACAATGGGCCCTGGCGTGCCCTACGGCATCGGCGGCAAGTTCGCAAACCCGGACCGCCCAGTGATCGTGTTTGCCGGCGATGGCGCGATGCAGATGAACGGGATGGCCGAGCTGATCACGATCGCGCACTACTGGAAACAGTGGGCCGATCCGCGGCTGGTCGTCGCCGTACTGCACAACAATGACCTCAACCAGGTGACCTGGGAGATGCGGGCAATGGCAGGCGCACCGAAATTCGCTGAGTCGCAGACGATTCCGAGCGTCGACTATGCCGGTTTCGCCGCAAGCCTGGGCTTGGGTTCGGCGACGTTGACCGATCCCGGCCAGATCGCCTCGACATGGGATCGGGCGCTGGGTGCTGATCGTCCCACGGTGCTCGACGTGCACTGCGACCCGAATATTCCGCCGGTGCCGCCGCACGCCACCTTCGACCAGATGAAAGCCGCGGCGATGTCGGTGCTCAAAGGCGACGAGGATGCGTTCGGCATCATGAAGGAAGGCATCAAGGTCAAGGCACAGGAGTTTCTGCCGCACCGCAGCACGAGCCGCACGTGA
- a CDS encoding iron-containing redox enzyme family protein — translation MAVRRCLTEPAPRGHLTRIGASVRDSDPYGLDLQLALYMCYELHYRGFAGVDPTWEWNPGLLHLRAQLERTFLSGVRRDVGPIEPDHTAMAEMDALSIEPAVGEGLSHYLRSTGTWEQMREYFVHRSLYHLKEADPHAWAIPRLTGQAKAAFVAVEFDEYGAGRGAHLHQQLFADLMAAAGLDSTYLGYLDAVPAESLAVVNLMSMFGLHRWLRGACIGHFAATEITSPPGSRRLVQALQRLGAPQACVAFYREHVEADAVHEQVVRVDVVGDLVAGDPRLDHDVVFGMRAHAVVENRLADTIITAWKAGQTSLRRPLS, via the coding sequence ATGGCCGTTCGCCGCTGCCTCACCGAACCGGCTCCGCGCGGACACCTCACCCGGATCGGCGCCTCAGTCCGCGATTCGGATCCCTACGGGCTTGATCTGCAGCTGGCGTTGTACATGTGCTACGAGCTGCATTACCGGGGTTTCGCCGGCGTCGACCCGACCTGGGAGTGGAATCCGGGGTTGCTGCACCTGCGCGCTCAACTGGAGAGGACCTTTCTTTCCGGGGTGCGCCGCGACGTGGGGCCCATCGAACCCGATCACACCGCGATGGCCGAAATGGATGCTCTCTCAATTGAGCCCGCGGTCGGCGAAGGTCTGTCGCATTACCTGCGCAGCACCGGAACCTGGGAGCAGATGCGCGAATACTTCGTGCATCGCTCGCTGTATCACCTCAAGGAGGCCGACCCGCACGCGTGGGCGATCCCCCGGCTGACCGGACAAGCCAAGGCGGCGTTCGTCGCGGTGGAGTTCGACGAGTACGGCGCCGGCCGCGGTGCACACCTGCACCAGCAGCTGTTCGCGGATTTGATGGCCGCAGCCGGGCTGGATTCGACGTATCTGGGTTATCTCGACGCCGTGCCCGCCGAGTCACTGGCGGTGGTGAACCTGATGTCGATGTTCGGGTTGCACCGTTGGCTGCGCGGGGCATGCATTGGGCATTTCGCGGCGACGGAGATCACCTCGCCGCCCGGGTCGCGGCGACTGGTGCAGGCCCTGCAGCGGCTCGGCGCTCCGCAAGCATGCGTCGCCTTCTATCGCGAGCACGTCGAGGCCGACGCGGTGCACGAACAGGTGGTGCGCGTCGACGTGGTCGGTGATCTGGTGGCCGGGGATCCGCGCCTGGACCACGATGTGGTGTTTGGCATGCGCGCCCACGCTGTCGTGGAGAATCGCTTGGCCGACACCATCATTACCGCGTGGAAGGCCGGCCAGACGTCGCTACGGCGTCCGCTGAGCTGA
- a CDS encoding DUF4350 domain-containing protein, with the protein MVEAPLTQPPAAPARRRPWRGVALMLVALAGVAALSTYLTAPRPGGLMDPASTGRHGAHALVTLLREHGVEVVVAGSVADVEHAARPDTLLLFAQSQHLADDALLRRLAKVPADLLLVEPTSRTRAVLTPGLRIGAVSTLDHKPNCAMREANRAGSVQFGPSNTYTAEQSLTSCYDGVLVRYRDGARTVTVVGNASFMTNGNLLRAGNAALAMNLAGARPRLIWYAPQHIEGEKKSAATLFDLIPDKVDWIVIQLCVVVILLAVWKGRRLGPLVAEDLPVVVRASETVEGRGRLYRSRRARDRAAEALRTATLHRLLPRLGLAANAPAAAVVAAVAPHSESSPESLRHILFGPPPTTDTELVHLAQALDDIERQVARR; encoded by the coding sequence ATGGTCGAGGCCCCGCTGACCCAGCCGCCTGCGGCGCCGGCGCGCCGCAGGCCTTGGCGCGGGGTGGCGCTGATGCTGGTGGCCCTCGCGGGGGTCGCCGCGCTCAGCACATACCTGACCGCGCCGCGGCCCGGTGGCCTGATGGACCCCGCATCCACCGGCCGCCACGGCGCTCACGCGCTCGTGACACTATTGCGCGAGCACGGCGTCGAGGTAGTCGTCGCGGGCAGCGTCGCCGACGTCGAACACGCGGCCCGGCCCGACACGCTGCTGCTGTTCGCCCAGAGCCAACATTTGGCCGACGACGCGCTGCTTCGCCGGCTCGCCAAAGTTCCCGCCGACCTGCTCCTGGTGGAGCCCACGTCGCGCACCCGCGCCGTGTTGACCCCCGGCCTTCGCATCGGCGCAGTCAGTACACTCGACCACAAGCCCAATTGCGCGATGCGCGAAGCTAATCGGGCCGGCTCGGTACAGTTCGGGCCGAGCAACACCTACACCGCCGAGCAATCGTTGACCAGTTGCTACGACGGGGTGCTGGTGCGCTACCGTGACGGCGCCCGCACCGTCACGGTGGTGGGAAACGCCAGCTTCATGACCAACGGCAATCTGCTGCGCGCCGGCAACGCCGCGTTGGCAATGAACCTCGCAGGCGCCCGCCCACGGCTCATCTGGTACGCACCACAGCACATCGAGGGTGAAAAAAAGTCTGCTGCAACACTTTTCGATTTGATCCCGGACAAGGTCGACTGGATCGTCATTCAGCTGTGCGTGGTGGTGATCCTGCTCGCGGTGTGGAAGGGCCGACGACTTGGCCCCCTGGTCGCCGAGGACTTGCCGGTCGTGGTACGCGCATCGGAGACCGTCGAAGGTCGCGGCCGACTGTACCGGTCCAGGCGGGCCCGGGATCGCGCCGCCGAGGCACTGCGCACCGCGACGTTGCACCGGCTGCTGCCCCGCCTCGGGCTCGCGGCCAACGCGCCCGCAGCCGCTGTCGTGGCGGCTGTCGCCCCGCACAGCGAATCAAGCCCAGAATCGCTGCGGCACATACTTTTCGGCCCGCCCCCAACTACCGACACCGAGCTGGTACACCTCGCCCAAGCGCTCGACGACATCGAAAGGCAGGTTGCACGCAGATGA
- a CDS encoding HNH endonuclease signature motif containing protein codes for MRSTTREEIVEKFDALDAALDAVLELNGESLTTPERFALLERCERVRRRLPAIEHPLVNAIGNQASAEELGGKFSHALAEWVLVSRTEATRRIREAADLGPRTGLTGERLPAHLAATAAAQRAGKIGAEHVAVIRRFCQRLPGWVDEPTRERAEAQLARQGSQFRPDQLAKLADKIADCINPDGNFSDEDRAQRRGLTLGKQDLDGMSPIRGWLTPEARATIEAVLAKLAAPGMANPAEKVACVDGAPSQQAIDRDTRSPAQRNHDALNAGLRALLASGKLGRHNGLPASIIVTTTLAELEAGVGTGLTGGGSLLPMSDVIRIAGHAHHYLAIFDKGKALALYHTKRLASPGQRIVLYAKDRGCTAPGCDVPAYFTEVHHVTDYAKCRVTDVNDLTLACGTNHRIVQPGGWRTRKRDDGATEWIPPPHLDRGRPRVNLFHHPEKLLRHDEDDDAV; via the coding sequence ATGCGTTCGACTACCCGTGAGGAGATCGTCGAGAAGTTCGACGCGCTCGACGCGGCGCTGGACGCAGTCCTGGAGTTGAACGGCGAGTCGTTGACCACTCCTGAGCGGTTCGCGTTGCTGGAGCGCTGTGAACGGGTGCGTCGTCGACTCCCGGCCATTGAGCATCCCTTGGTCAACGCGATCGGCAACCAGGCCAGCGCCGAAGAGCTCGGCGGCAAGTTTTCGCATGCCCTGGCGGAGTGGGTGCTGGTCAGCCGCACCGAGGCCACGCGGCGCATCCGCGAAGCTGCCGACCTGGGGCCACGCACCGGGCTCACCGGAGAGCGGCTGCCGGCCCACCTGGCCGCCACTGCAGCCGCCCAACGGGCCGGCAAGATCGGTGCCGAGCATGTGGCGGTGATTCGGCGGTTTTGCCAGCGGCTGCCCGGCTGGGTCGATGAGCCGACCCGCGAGCGCGCCGAGGCTCAATTGGCGCGCCAAGGCTCTCAGTTTCGCCCCGACCAGCTGGCCAAGCTCGCCGACAAGATCGCCGACTGCATCAATCCCGACGGCAACTTCAGCGACGAGGACCGGGCACAGCGGCGCGGGCTGACGCTGGGTAAGCAAGACCTCGACGGAATGAGCCCGATTCGGGGCTGGTTGACACCGGAAGCCCGCGCCACCATTGAGGCGGTGCTGGCCAAGCTGGCCGCGCCGGGAATGGCCAACCCCGCCGAGAAAGTGGCATGCGTGGACGGCGCGCCCAGCCAGCAAGCCATCGACCGCGACACCCGCTCGCCCGCGCAGCGCAACCACGATGCGCTCAATGCCGGATTGCGGGCGCTGCTGGCCAGCGGAAAACTCGGTCGACACAACGGGTTACCTGCCTCGATCATTGTCACTACTACGCTGGCCGAGCTGGAGGCCGGCGTCGGCACGGGACTCACCGGCGGTGGGTCGCTGCTGCCGATGAGCGACGTGATTCGCATCGCCGGCCATGCCCATCACTATTTGGCGATCTTCGACAAAGGCAAAGCGCTGGCGCTGTATCACACCAAACGGCTGGCGTCACCGGGCCAGCGAATCGTGTTGTACGCCAAGGATCGTGGGTGCACTGCCCCGGGCTGCGACGTACCCGCCTACTTCACCGAGGTCCATCACGTTACCGACTACGCCAAGTGCCGGGTCACCGACGTCAACGACCTGACCCTGGCCTGCGGTACCAACCACCGCATCGTCCAGCCGGGCGGCTGGCGAACCCGCAAACGCGACGACGGTGCCACCGAATGGATACCTCCGCCGCACCTGGATCGCGGCCGGCCGCGCGTCAACCTCTTCCACCACCCGGAAAAACTGCTCCGCCACGACGAAGACGACGATGCGGTGTAG
- a CDS encoding DUF4129 domain-containing protein: protein MPAIDIDRDTAHHAAQRELAKAIYPKLSPMQRLNDWVEDLVYRVVHAGASLPGGWFSISVLLVALAVGVAVAIRIARRTMRTNRGGAYPLFDGGGQQSAAQHRMTAEEFAAQANWAAAIRHRLRAVARSLEETGVLQPMPGRTANELARDAGACLPHLASEMSQAATIFNDVTYGGRPGTPAAYRIVADLDEHLQSHGAQVR, encoded by the coding sequence ATGCCCGCCATCGACATCGACCGCGACACCGCGCACCACGCTGCCCAACGCGAACTCGCCAAGGCGATATATCCCAAATTGTCGCCGATGCAACGACTCAACGACTGGGTCGAGGACCTGGTGTACCGCGTCGTGCATGCAGGCGCATCGCTGCCGGGCGGCTGGTTTAGCATTTCGGTGCTGCTCGTCGCGCTAGCCGTCGGGGTGGCCGTCGCCATCCGTATTGCGCGACGCACCATGCGCACCAACCGCGGCGGCGCCTATCCACTGTTCGACGGCGGTGGTCAGCAAAGCGCTGCCCAGCATCGTATGACTGCCGAGGAGTTTGCCGCTCAAGCAAATTGGGCCGCAGCAATACGACACCGGCTGCGTGCGGTAGCGCGCAGCCTGGAGGAGACCGGCGTGCTGCAGCCGATGCCGGGCCGCACTGCAAACGAACTGGCCCGCGACGCCGGCGCATGCCTGCCTCATCTGGCCTCTGAGATGTCGCAGGCCGCAACGATTTTCAACGATGTCACGTACGGCGGGCGTCCCGGCACACCCGCCGCCTACCGAATTGTCGCCGACCTCGACGAACACCTGCAATCGCATGGGGCGCAAGTTCGGTGA
- a CDS encoding AAA family ATPase, which yields MTESSPASAQNPAAESARQALLALRAEIAKAVVGQDAVVSGLVIALLCRGHVLLEGVPGVAKTLLVRALAAALQLEFKRVQFTPDLMPGDVTGSLIYDARTAAFVFRAGPVFTNLMLADEINRTPPKTQAALLEAMEERQVSVDGEPKSLPDPFIVAATQNPIEYEGTYQLPEAQLDRFLLKLNVPVPPRDSEIAILGRHAHGFDPHDLSAIRPVAGPDQLAAGRDAVRHVLVAEEVLGYIVDIVAATRGSPALRLGVSPRGATALLGAARAWSWLSGRSYVTPDDVKAMARPTLRHRVSLRPEAELEGATPDGVLDGILASVPVPRW from the coding sequence ATGACTGAGTCGTCTCCCGCCTCCGCGCAGAACCCGGCAGCCGAATCGGCACGCCAAGCGCTGCTGGCGCTGCGCGCCGAAATCGCCAAGGCAGTCGTCGGGCAGGACGCGGTGGTCAGCGGCCTGGTCATCGCGTTGCTGTGCCGCGGCCACGTGCTGCTCGAAGGTGTTCCCGGCGTGGCGAAAACGCTGCTGGTGCGTGCCCTGGCTGCCGCCTTGCAATTGGAGTTCAAGCGGGTGCAGTTCACGCCAGACCTGATGCCCGGCGACGTCACCGGTTCGCTGATCTATGACGCGCGCACCGCGGCGTTCGTGTTTCGGGCCGGACCGGTGTTTACCAATCTGATGCTGGCCGACGAGATCAACCGGACCCCGCCCAAGACGCAGGCGGCGCTGCTGGAGGCCATGGAAGAGCGCCAGGTCAGTGTGGATGGCGAGCCCAAGTCGCTGCCGGACCCGTTCATCGTCGCCGCGACGCAGAACCCGATCGAGTACGAGGGCACCTACCAGTTGCCCGAGGCGCAGCTCGACCGCTTCCTGCTCAAGCTCAATGTGCCGGTGCCGCCCCGTGATTCCGAGATCGCCATCCTGGGCCGGCACGCACATGGGTTCGACCCGCACGACCTGTCGGCGATCAGACCGGTGGCCGGGCCGGACCAGTTGGCCGCTGGCCGCGACGCGGTGCGTCACGTCTTGGTTGCCGAGGAGGTGCTGGGTTATATCGTCGACATCGTCGCGGCCACCCGCGGCTCCCCGGCCCTGCGCCTGGGTGTTTCGCCTCGGGGCGCCACCGCGCTGCTGGGCGCTGCCCGGGCGTGGTCGTGGCTGTCGGGTCGCAGCTATGTGACCCCCGATGACGTGAAGGCCATGGCCCGGCCGACGCTGCGCCATCGGGTGTCGCTGCGCCCGGAGGCCGAGCTGGAAGGCGCCACACCTGACGGCGTCCTCGACGGAATCCTGGCCTCGGTTCCGGTGCCGCGCTGGTGA
- a CDS encoding DUF58 domain-containing protein: MILTGRTGLAALVCVLPIMVSPWPATSFAVLLTALAVAVVIDAGLAASPRALRFDRFGSASVRLGESVDAGLVIRNDGGRRFRGQVRDAWAPSARAQPRVHTVDLAPGQTRRFATRLRPVRRGSQRSAGVTARSIGPLGLAGRQRSRPLPGQLRVLPPFLSRKHLPSRLAKLRDIEGQLPTLTRGHGTEFDSLREYVVGDDVRSIDWRATARRADVVVRTWRPERDRRVVVVLDTGRTAAGRVGFDPTASDPSGWPRLDWSMDAALLLAALASRAGDHVDFLAHDRMTRAAVFGASRTEVLAQLVDALAPLEPALLESDWHAMVSAILLRVRRRALVVLLTDLNAAALDEGLLPVLPQLSAKHQVIVAAVADPRVDQLAAGRSDAAAVYDAAAAERARNDRRAIAARLRRGGVEVVDAPPEELAPALADRYLTMKATGHL, translated from the coding sequence GTGATCCTGACCGGACGCACTGGGCTGGCCGCGTTGGTATGCGTGCTGCCGATCATGGTGTCGCCCTGGCCTGCAACGTCTTTCGCTGTGCTGCTGACGGCGCTGGCCGTGGCGGTGGTGATCGATGCCGGGTTGGCGGCCAGCCCCCGAGCGTTGCGGTTCGACCGTTTCGGGTCGGCATCGGTGCGGCTCGGCGAGTCGGTCGACGCCGGGCTGGTGATCCGCAACGACGGCGGCCGGCGGTTCCGCGGGCAGGTTCGTGACGCCTGGGCGCCGAGTGCGCGTGCGCAACCGCGCGTGCACACCGTCGACCTGGCTCCCGGCCAGACCCGACGCTTCGCCACCCGCCTGCGACCGGTCCGCCGCGGCTCACAGCGATCGGCTGGCGTCACCGCGCGCTCGATCGGGCCCCTGGGACTGGCGGGACGGCAACGTTCGCGGCCGCTACCCGGGCAGCTCCGGGTCCTGCCGCCGTTTCTGTCGCGCAAGCACCTGCCGTCGCGGCTGGCGAAACTCCGCGACATCGAAGGCCAGCTGCCAACCTTGACCCGCGGGCATGGCACCGAATTCGATTCCCTGCGTGAATACGTGGTCGGCGACGATGTCCGCTCGATCGATTGGCGCGCCACCGCCCGTCGCGCCGACGTGGTGGTTCGAACCTGGCGACCCGAACGCGACCGGCGAGTCGTCGTCGTGCTCGACACCGGGCGCACCGCGGCGGGCCGCGTCGGATTCGACCCGACCGCCAGCGATCCCAGCGGGTGGCCTCGACTGGACTGGTCGATGGACGCCGCGCTGTTGCTGGCGGCGCTCGCCTCACGAGCCGGCGACCACGTCGACTTCCTCGCCCACGACCGGATGACCAGGGCCGCGGTGTTCGGGGCGTCACGCACGGAAGTCCTAGCTCAGCTGGTCGACGCGTTAGCCCCGCTGGAGCCGGCCCTGCTCGAATCAGACTGGCATGCAATGGTTTCCGCTATTCTGCTGCGTGTCCGACGGCGTGCGCTGGTGGTGCTGCTGACCGATCTCAACGCCGCGGCCCTCGACGAAGGGCTGCTGCCGGTTCTTCCGCAGCTGTCGGCCAAACATCAGGTGATCGTGGCCGCGGTCGCCGACCCGCGCGTCGACCAGCTGGCCGCTGGACGCTCCGACGCGGCAGCGGTGTACGACGCGGCCGCTGCCGAACGGGCCCGCAACGACCGGCGCGCGATCGCGGCGCGGCTCCGCCGCGGCGGTGTGGAGGTGGTTGACGCTCCGCCCGAAGAGCTGGCCCCCGCGCTGGCCGATCGCTACCTGACGATGAAGGCCACTGGCCACCTGTGA
- a CDS encoding LLM class F420-dependent oxidoreductase, translated as MTRFGYTLMTEQSGPKDLVRYAISAEERGFDFEVCSDHFSPWLASQGHAPNAWTVLGAVAHATERVDLYTYVTCPTMRYHPAVVAQQAATLQILADGRFTLGLGSGENLNEHVVGKGWPTVVRRQEMLREAVQIIRALLSGALVNWRGDYFQLDSARLWDLPEVPVGIAVAMGGTKAIEKLGTDADHLIAVEPNGELVAEWHSARQASGLAGGGRVVGQIPVCWDPDRDTAVQRAHDQFRWFGGGWSVNADLPTTAGFAGATRFVRPEDVADAIPCGPDLDAIVDAVRPYWEAGFTDVAVVQIGGESQDLFLQEAAEPLLSALRDASGKGGGDD; from the coding sequence ATGACCCGATTTGGCTACACGTTGATGACGGAGCAAAGTGGTCCCAAAGACCTTGTGCGGTATGCGATTTCGGCCGAAGAGCGGGGCTTCGACTTCGAGGTCTGCAGTGATCACTTCTCGCCGTGGCTGGCGTCGCAGGGACACGCACCCAACGCCTGGACGGTGCTGGGGGCAGTGGCACACGCCACCGAACGCGTCGATCTCTACACCTACGTGACCTGCCCGACCATGCGCTATCACCCAGCGGTCGTTGCTCAGCAGGCGGCAACCCTGCAGATCCTCGCCGACGGCAGGTTCACCCTGGGACTGGGCAGCGGCGAGAACCTCAACGAGCATGTCGTCGGCAAGGGCTGGCCGACGGTGGTGCGCCGCCAGGAGATGCTGCGCGAGGCCGTCCAGATCATTCGCGCGTTGCTGTCGGGCGCGCTGGTCAACTGGCGCGGCGACTACTTCCAGCTGGATTCCGCCCGACTGTGGGACCTGCCCGAGGTGCCGGTCGGCATCGCCGTGGCGATGGGCGGCACGAAGGCGATCGAGAAGCTCGGCACCGACGCCGACCATCTGATCGCCGTGGAGCCAAACGGCGAGCTCGTCGCCGAGTGGCATTCAGCGCGGCAGGCCAGCGGCCTGGCCGGCGGTGGTCGCGTGGTCGGCCAGATACCGGTGTGCTGGGACCCGGACCGCGATACCGCGGTGCAGCGCGCCCACGACCAGTTCCGGTGGTTCGGTGGCGGATGGAGCGTCAACGCGGACCTGCCGACGACGGCGGGATTCGCCGGCGCCACACGGTTTGTGCGCCCGGAGGACGTCGCGGATGCCATCCCCTGCGGGCCTGACCTCGACGCGATCGTCGACGCGGTGCGGCCGTACTGGGAAGCGGGTTTCACCGACGTCGCCGTGGTGCAAATCGGCGGCGAATCTCAGGACCTCTTCCTGCAAGAGGCCGCCGAACCGCTGCTAAGCGCGCTGCGCGACGCATCCGGCAAAGGCGGCGGTGATGACTGA
- a CDS encoding GatB/YqeY domain-containing protein — translation MPELKSRLRADLTDAMKTQDKLRTATLRMLLAAIQTEEVSGKQSRELSDDEVIKVLTRESRKRGEAAEVYTQNGRGELAANELAEARIIDEYLPTPLTEGELVNVVDTAIAQVAQQLGEQPGKKQMGLVMKAATAIAAGKADGARLAAAVRDRL, via the coding sequence ATGCCGGAACTGAAGTCCCGATTGCGGGCGGATCTCACCGACGCGATGAAAACCCAGGACAAATTGCGCACCGCGACCCTGCGGATGCTGCTGGCCGCGATCCAGACCGAAGAGGTCTCCGGCAAACAGTCGCGCGAGCTTTCCGACGACGAGGTGATCAAGGTCCTGACCCGGGAATCCCGCAAGCGTGGTGAGGCCGCCGAAGTCTACACCCAGAACGGCCGTGGCGAGCTCGCCGCCAATGAGCTCGCCGAGGCGCGGATCATAGACGAGTACTTGCCGACGCCCCTCACCGAGGGTGAGCTGGTCAACGTGGTCGACACCGCGATCGCTCAGGTCGCGCAGCAACTCGGCGAGCAGCCCGGCAAAAAGCAGATGGGTCTGGTGATGAAAGCGGCCACCGCGATCGCGGCGGGCAAAGCCGACGGCGCCCGGTTAGCGGCAGCGGTCAGGGACCGTCTTTAG
- a CDS encoding HemK2/MTQ2 family protein methyltransferase, which translates to MTTSYAAPGDFLTADGVYPPQHDTLLLIDAMERSSLVPGRRVLDLCTGSGAVAIAAAELGAASVTAFDVCPRAVRCSQGNAVHAGVDVDVRAGSWTCALDCAPFDVVVSNPPYVPTPPVDDSCYIDSAAGPSWAWNAGPDGRLVLDPLCASASNLLCEGGSMLLVQSAIADAQRSLDILWSHELCAEIVSSQRIPFGPVLSVRAGWLEDTGLMPRGCREDELVVIRADKP; encoded by the coding sequence GTGACCACAAGTTACGCCGCCCCCGGCGATTTTCTGACCGCCGATGGGGTATATCCGCCGCAACATGACACGCTTCTGCTCATCGACGCGATGGAACGCAGCTCTCTGGTGCCGGGTCGTCGTGTGCTCGACTTGTGCACCGGCAGTGGAGCGGTCGCCATCGCGGCCGCTGAACTGGGCGCCGCCAGCGTTACCGCGTTCGATGTCTGCCCGCGCGCCGTGCGGTGCTCTCAGGGCAATGCGGTGCACGCAGGCGTCGACGTCGACGTGCGCGCAGGGTCGTGGACGTGCGCGCTTGACTGTGCGCCGTTCGACGTGGTCGTGTCCAATCCGCCCTACGTGCCCACCCCGCCCGTCGACGACTCCTGCTACATCGACTCTGCTGCCGGCCCGTCGTGGGCGTGGAACGCTGGTCCCGACGGGCGCCTCGTGCTCGATCCACTGTGCGCCTCAGCGTCAAACCTGTTGTGTGAGGGGGGTTCCATGCTGCTGGTCCAGTCTGCGATCGCCGACGCCCAACGCTCGCTGGACATCCTGTGGTCGCATGAGCTGTGCGCTGAAATTGTTTCTTCGCAACGGATTCCGTTCGGCCCGGTGCTGTCTGTGCGTGCTGGTTGGTTAGAAGACACCGGGCTGATGCCGCGTGGGTGCCGCGAAGACGAACTGGTCGTGATCCGAGCGGACAAGCCATGA